The following coding sequences lie in one Caproicibacterium argilliputei genomic window:
- a CDS encoding methyl-accepting chemotaxis protein has translation MKNLTVKAKLSILCAIMFLAFVVVNVFSFLTMNNMNAKTKEISDKWVNAIVDVEDLNNHIKEYRLYEYKHVSSNLPQAKQETEQIMNTQKAQVDQYVKTCKKEAETQTEKQLTIAIEDGWNAYLEVHEQVISQSNSNHGDSAQSVMVGNSYNQYKTIQDRCDSLVKDYKQQISNASANSTYVYEGARSALIVLDIVMALFSFLMEVYIIESITRPVKKMDETARRVAQGELDVSVDYQAKNELGSLAANLNNTTAQLKNYGNYIQEITQVLNEIADGNLDFHLTYEYRGRFAAVKEALDHLAVSLNDTLSQINLAADQVAGGADQVSSGSQALSQGTTEQASSVEELAATINEISEHVKGNADSANIASSKVHEVSGQLLESNRQMQEMIAAMGDIRQSSAKIGEIIKTIEDIAFQTNILALNAAVEAAHAGDAGKGFAVVAGEVRSLASKSAEASKSTADLIQASLKAVKHGSQIADETAKSLTEVVAGTKSITNGIGSIADASKEQSVAIEQVTQGVEQISNVIQTNTATSEESAAASQELSEQAQMLKNLVSQFKLRELAEDHTEAADTAAEVPSVVDQTPARSVETQTDDSAYEAGFEEETPSFAHDKY, from the coding sequence ATTGTTGATGTCGAAGACCTGAACAATCACATTAAGGAATATCGGCTCTATGAGTACAAGCACGTCAGTTCCAACCTGCCGCAGGCAAAGCAGGAAACAGAACAGATTATGAATACCCAAAAAGCCCAGGTGGATCAGTATGTGAAAACCTGCAAGAAAGAAGCAGAAACACAGACGGAAAAGCAGCTGACCATTGCCATTGAAGACGGTTGGAATGCTTACCTGGAGGTACACGAACAGGTCATTTCCCAGAGTAATTCGAATCATGGCGATTCGGCACAGTCGGTCATGGTGGGAAATTCCTACAACCAGTATAAAACCATACAGGATCGCTGCGACTCTCTGGTGAAGGATTACAAACAGCAGATTTCCAATGCAAGCGCCAACTCTACATATGTTTATGAGGGCGCCCGCTCGGCGCTAATTGTGCTGGATATTGTAATGGCGCTGTTTTCCTTCCTGATGGAAGTGTACATCATTGAAAGCATTACACGTCCGGTTAAGAAGATGGACGAGACCGCCCGCCGCGTTGCACAGGGTGAGCTGGATGTTTCTGTTGATTATCAGGCGAAAAACGAGCTGGGTTCATTGGCGGCAAACCTGAACAACACGACGGCGCAGCTCAAAAACTATGGAAACTATATTCAGGAAATCACCCAAGTGCTCAACGAAATTGCAGACGGCAATCTGGACTTCCATCTGACCTACGAATACCGCGGCAGATTTGCGGCAGTCAAGGAAGCATTAGACCACTTAGCGGTGTCCTTGAATGATACGCTGAGCCAGATTAACCTTGCGGCAGACCAGGTTGCGGGTGGTGCCGATCAGGTGTCCTCCGGCTCGCAGGCACTTTCTCAGGGGACAACCGAGCAGGCTTCCTCTGTGGAGGAGCTTGCCGCAACGATTAACGAGATTTCCGAGCACGTTAAGGGCAATGCGGACAGCGCCAATATTGCCAGTTCTAAGGTGCACGAGGTGAGCGGGCAGCTGCTGGAGAGCAACCGTCAGATGCAAGAAATGATTGCCGCAATGGGCGATATCCGCCAAAGTTCCGCAAAAATCGGAGAGATCATCAAGACCATCGAGGACATCGCGTTTCAGACCAATATTCTGGCGCTGAACGCTGCTGTCGAAGCTGCCCATGCCGGTGACGCCGGCAAGGGTTTTGCCGTAGTTGCGGGCGAGGTGCGCAGCCTTGCCAGCAAGTCGGCAGAAGCTTCTAAGAGTACTGCGGACTTGATTCAGGCTTCTTTAAAGGCGGTGAAGCACGGCTCTCAGATTGCCGATGAAACGGCAAAGTCTTTGACAGAAGTTGTGGCAGGAACCAAGAGCATTACAAACGGAATCGGCAGCATTGCGGATGCCTCCAAGGAGCAGTCGGTGGCCATCGAGCAGGTGACACAGGGTGTAGAACAAATTTCCAATGTCATTCAGACCAATACGGCAACTTCAGAAGAATCCGCTGCCGCCAGCCAGGAACTTTCCGAGCAGGCACAGATGCTGAAGAATCTGGTTTCGCAGTTTAAGCTGCGAGAACTTGCCGAAGACCATACGGAAGCGGCTGATACGGCTGCGGAAGTACCGTCTGTTGTAGACCAGACACCGGCGCGGTCGGTAGAAACGCAGACAGATGATTCTGCTTACGAAGCCGGATTTGAGGAAGAAACACCTTCCTTTGCACACGACAAGTATTAA